From Heteronotia binoei isolate CCM8104 ecotype False Entrance Well chromosome 12, APGP_CSIRO_Hbin_v1, whole genome shotgun sequence, the proteins below share one genomic window:
- the CLDN25 gene encoding putative claudin-25, with product MAWPPRARAQLGGILLAFFGWVSSCVTTVVPLWKNLTLDLNQLEVWNMGLWHACVIQDEGATECKAYDSLLALPLVFRLARILMVTANILGFLAFFLCLWGLSCLKTVNKNMDVKRQLGVAGGIFFCLSGIATLVPISWVAYNTVQEFWDATVPEIVPRWEFGDALFLGWFAGFFLLVGGLLFICSTCLQEAEEPPQPLPAYPWQEAPNGPRLQNRHRYTATKNADLVI from the coding sequence ATGGCTTGGCCTCCCAGGGCCAGAGCTCAGCTGGGTGGAATCCTTCTCGCCTTCTTCGGGTGGGTCTCGTCTTGCGTGACAACCGTCGTGCCTCTCTGGAAAAACTTGACCTTGGACTTAAACCAGCTGGAAGTGTGGAACATGGGCCTGTGGCACGCTTGTGTCATTCAAGACGAGGGCGCCACGGAGTGCAAGGCCTACGACTCTCTGCTGGCCCTGCCCCTCGTATTTAGACTAGCTAGGATTTTAATGGTCACTGCCAACATCCTGGGATTTCTTGCGTTCTTCCTGTGTCTTTGGGGGCTGAGCTGTCTGAAGACCGTGAACAAAAACATGGACGTGAAAAGACAGCTCGGGGTGGCTGGGGGAATCTTCTTCTGCCTCTCCGGCATAGCCACCCTGGTGCCCATCTCCTGGGTTGCCTACAACACAGTACAGGAATTCTGGGATGCAACGGTGCCCGAGATTGTTCCAAGGTGGGAATTTGGGGACGCTTTGTTCTTGGGTTGGTTTGCTGGTTTTTTCCTTCTCGTCGGTGGGCTCCTTTTTATCTGCTCCACTTGTCTGCAGGAGGCTGAAGAACCACCCCAGCCACTGCCCGCCTATCCTTGGCAGGAAGCACCGAATGGACCCAGGCTGCAAAATCGGCATCGGTACACAGCAACCAAAAATGCTGACCTTGTCATCTGA